DNA from Pichia kudriavzevii chromosome 5, complete sequence:
CTGATTTAGGCGCATCTTGGTTTCACGATTGCCTAGATAATccaatgttgaagaaatattttgaaagcGGTAAGattaaattcaattttgatgatggCAGATTTTCATATTTCAACGAGAATGGATTGATTGATGACAATGAAAAACTGAAGCCGATTGCcaatgaaatcaaactttATCTTGCTTCACTCTATGACAAATTGACTCCAAATGAAGACATCTCTGTGAAAGAGGCTGTCTATAGGTATATCAAGGAGAAGCGTTATTTGTTAACCGACTACCAGGTGAAATATATTCCTCAATTGATcagatattttgaaatgtgGATCGGCTCTTCTTGGGAAATACTAAGTGGGAGAAGTATTTCTGCAGATGCCCACAAAGGTCGAGATGCCATGGTTCTCAATGGTTATCAGacagttttcaattgcgAATTGcaagaattgaaagatgCAAAAGGAAAGGACAACATTTCGGCTTttataaaattaaaaaggATTGTTTATAAGATCAGCTGGAATGAGAAATCTCAATTAATTGAAGTCTATTCTAAATATGCAAATATCACCGAAGTCTATAAGTCTAAATACATTGTTGTTACTGTTCCATTAAGTGTTTTAAAGTTGAGCAGCGGTGAAGAAGGTTCTATTGAATGGGTGCCCCCATTACCAGCTTCTTTCACGAATTCAATCAGTAACGTTTCATTTTCCAACTTAGGTAAGGTTTTCTTTGAGTTTCCAAAGTGCTTCTGGAATCTAGAAGACGATCGTTTACTTTCAATGGctaaagttgaagaagaatacTACGAAGCATGCCGATATGACAAGGAAGATTTATGCACATacaaatttctcaaatgtAGACAAGACGTTCCAATCagagaaaatgaagttcCCAATGGTTTAGATTATACAGTGCTGTTTATGAATTTAGCAAAACCAACACAAAAACCCATCATACTTGCACTAACATCTTCGCCGTTGACACAATATATCGAACAAGCGTCTTCCAATATCATATTTGAGGTTTTCAAGCCAGTATTTGCTAGAATTGCAGGTTTACCAGAGTCTTCAATTCCTCAACCAATAGAAGTGAAAACTTCCAAGTGGTCGAATGATCCCTTTGCAAGGGGTAGTTACACAGGTGTAACAATTGGGGATAGTTATGAGCCATTTCTTGAAGAGGTTTTAAATCCTAATAAGATATTTGATGGGAGAGGAAGAGTAAGATTTGCTGGTGAAGGAACAATTGATGACGGTAATGGATGTGCACATGCTGCTTGGAATACTGGATTAAGAGAAGCTGAAATTATTAAGAGAATGATAAATAGAGCTAAATTATAGTTCGGTTGGAACCCGTactatttttattttgatgtttatgTAGCTATAAATAAAGTAAACGAAGAGGTTGTTTATTGGAAATATTGATCCTTACATCAGTAAGGATTGAAGCCGCCTCTTGCACCTCTGGGTGCTCCTCTGCCTCTGAAACCACCTCTGCCTCTAGGTCCacctcttcctcttcctctgCCACCAAAACCacctcttcctcttcctctgCCAACAAAGCCACCTCTACCTCTTCCCCTAGAGCCAAAACCTGGAAGGTTAGTTCTTTTCGGAGTCACCTTGATAGGACGACCCTTGAACAATGTCTGGTCATTTTCTAGCGCTTTGGGAATAGATTCTGCgctttcaaattcaatgaatcCATAACCCAATGGCGTGCCTGTCAATCTGTTTGTCAGGATGGTAATTCTATTGATTGTTCCACATTCCGAGAATAGCTGTTGTAGCTCCTCTGGAGTGGCTGAATAGTCAACATTGCTGACATAAATAGATCtaccatcaatttcttttctctcttgtaTGCTTTGAAATTTAGCGTCTTCTTCAACACCATCCATAGGTGCATCCCCATTATCAGTAATTTCCATTGCATCGTCCATTTGCATTATTTGTTGCTGCATTTGATTCAGTCTTTCTGATTCTTCCTCCATTCTGGAAATATGCTCCTTCATCTGCTCAATTTGGTCTGtttcttggtttgtttGGAATTGTCCCCGAGAACCAGAGTTTTCAATACCTTGCTGCTGTTGAGGTTGGTCTTGTTGGGGTTGTTCCTGAAATTGGGATCCCTCAACCGCTTCGTTGTAGATACCCTGAGACTCTGTTTGATTCTGCTCCATTATAACCCTCTCTCAGATTACCCTTCTGAACCCCTTAAAGTTTAAAAGTATTGGTGGATAGGATTAGATAGCGTCTACTCATTATCAGAAAATAAACATggcgttttttttttttcgtgATACACTATGAGGATGGTCCGGAAGTAAAAATTATAGTTTTATTGTTCTTTCCGGGACCAGTAGACACCTTTTCTCTGTTCTGataatatccaaaaagaaacataGGATAGTTGTTTTATGTAAGCAGGAATGTTACATAAAAACATTAGAACCTGTGGTTTGGCATTTTTATTGCTTGGTCATTCTTTTGGACTAGGCTTCCACATCCCATTACAAGACGGTTTGGCGCAagacaatgatgaagaggTACCCacaatatcaataataGACATATTATCCTCAAATGAATCATACACcagtttgattttgacaCTA
Protein-coding regions in this window:
- a CDS encoding uncharacterized protein (PKUD0E04070; Pfam Domains: RRM_1(1.8e-20)), which gives rise to MEQNQTESQGIYNEAVEGSQFQEQPQQDQPQQQQGIENSGSRGQFQTNQETDQIEQMKEHISRMEEESERLNQMQQQIMQMDDAMEITDNGDAPMDGVEEDAKFQSIQERKEIDGRSIYVSNVDYSATPEELQQLFSECGTINRITILTNRLTGTPLGYGFIEFESAESIPKALENDQTLFKGRPIKVTPKRTNLPGFGSRGRGRGGFVGRGRGRGGFGGRGRGRGGPRGRGGFRGRGAPRGARGGFNPY
- a CDS encoding uncharacterized protein (PKUD0E04060; Pfam Domains: Amino_oxidase(4.7e-42)), whose protein sequence is MTFIDRGVSDVVVIGAGIAGVKTAIELTKSGISNVILEARDRCGGRLYTEKLKSGVDADLGASWFHDCLDNPMLKKYFESGKIKFNFDDGRFSYFNENGLIDDNEKLKPIANEIKLYLASLYDKLTPNEDISVKEAVYRYIKEKRYLLTDYQVKYIPQLIRYFEMWIGSSWEILSGRSISADAHKGRDAMVLNGYQTVFNCELQELKDAKGKDNISAFIKLKRIVYKISWNEKSQLIEVYSKYANITEVYKSKYIVVTVPLSVLKLSSGEEGSIEWVPPLPASFTNSISNVSFSNLGKVFFEFPKCFWNLEDDRLLSMAKVEEEYYEACRYDKEDLCTYKFLKCRQDVPIRENEVPNGLDYTVLFMNLAKPTQKPIILALTSSPLTQYIEQASSNIIFEVFKPVFARIAGLPESSIPQPIEVKTSKWSNDPFARGSYTGVTIGDSYEPFLEEVLNPNKIFDGRGRVRFAGEGTIDDGNGCAHAAWNTGLREAEIIKRMINRAKL